Proteins encoded within one genomic window of Pygocentrus nattereri isolate fPygNat1 chromosome 11, fPygNat1.pri, whole genome shotgun sequence:
- the LOC108415727 gene encoding NLR family CARD domain-containing protein 3-like isoform X5 — protein MFPDRVQKKTSDMTKRNLESLFKELEHKIISLVKNHLKRFEKLLSLDYPACSEGEMEDEEDQSVKEGALMITLHILRNMNQTDLADKLKTKLTPSCHQKFKSTLMQKFQKMNEGISSPGTSVLLKDIYTELYITEGGNGEVNNEHEVRQIETASRRPATQETPIKCNDIFKDKPIRTVLTKGVAGIGKTVSVQKFILDWAEGKTNQDVVFIFPLPFRELNLLKKEKHSLVELLNRFFTHINGLRPRDYYHCKLLFIFDGLDECQLPLDFQNNESVFDVTQTTSVDVLLTNLIKGNLLPSALLWITTRPAAANQIPPDCINQITEVRGFSDPQKEEYFRKRISDQRLAERIITHMKSSRSLYIMCHIPVFCWIAATVLEKMFGEAESGETPKTLTQMFTHFLIFQIKHSSQKYQRKSDIDHEWTRKMIPALGKMAFQQLEKGNLIFYEEDLRECGIDVREVSVYSGVCTQIFREQFGLHLGKVFSFVHLSVQEFLAALYAFLYFISNNANVLPQATGCFVFIKKSSTMFSFLKNAVDKALKSKNGHLDLFLRFLVGLSLESNQTLLQGLLTQTGNIPYSKEEIINYIKEKIRGNATPEKTISLFHCLTELNDQSLVQEVQTFLDKGGFRGLSGAELSSSQWSAVAFVMLSSEEELDEFDLRKYGRSAECLLRLLPVVKASRKVVLYNCQLTEKSCAFLSSALSSNSSSVRELDFSNNKLQDSGVKLLSAGLANPNCKLERLELSDCSITEEGCAALVSALKTNPSHLRELNLNSNKPGESGVKLLSSILNDPHCKLEKLQSEFTCSSILIFCSISSTLPLNF, from the exons ATGTTTCCTGATAGAGTCCAAAAGAAGACTTCAGACATGACCAAGAGAAATCTGGAGTCTTTATTTAAG GAGCTGGAGCACAAAATCATCTCTCTAGTAAAGAATCATCTTAAGAGATTTGAGAAGCTACTGAGTCTGGATTACCCAGCATGCTctgagggagagatggaggatgaggaggatcAGAGTGTCAAAGAGGGGGCTCTGATGATCACACTGCACATCCTGAGGAACATGAACCAGACAGACCTTGCTGACAAACTAAAGACTA aactGACTCCTTCTTGTCATCAAAAGTTCAAATCCACACTGATGCAAAAATTTCAGAAAATGAATGAGGGAATCTCAAGTCCTGGAACCTCAGTACTTTTGAAGGACATCTACACAGAACTGTACATCACAGAGGGTGGGAACGGAGAGGTCAATAATGAACATGAGGTCAGACAGATTGAAACAGCATCCAGGAGACCAGCAACACAGGAGACGCCCATCAAATGCAACGACATCTTTAAAGACAAACCCATCAGAACTGTGCTGACTAAAGGAGTCGCTGGAATTGGAAAAACAGTCTCTGTGCAGAAGTTCATTCTGGACTGGGCTGAAGGAAAAACCAATCAGGATGTTGTCTTCATATTTCCACTTCCTTTTAGAGAGCTCAActtgctgaaaaaagaaaaacacagtctGGTAGAACTTCTAAATCGTTTTTTTACACATATAAATGGTTTAAGACCAAGGGACTATTATCATTGCAAACTTCTATTTATCTTTGATGGTCTGGATGAATGTCAACTTCCTCTAGATTTCCAGAACAATGAGAGTGTATTTGATGTAACGCAGACAACCTCAGTGGATGTGCTGCTGACAAACCTCATTAAGGGGAATCTGCTTCCTTCTGCTCTCCTATGGATCACTACTCGAccagcagcagccaatcagatccctCCTGACTGTATTAACCAGATAACAGAGGTACGAGGGTTCAGTGACCCTCAGAAAGAGGAGTACTTCAGGAAAAGGATCAGTGATCAGAGGCTTGCTGAAAGAATCATTACACACATGAAGTCCTCAAGAAGCCTTTACATCATGTGCCACATCCCAGTCTTCTGCTGGATTGCAGCGACTGTTCTAGAGAAGATGTTTGGTGAAGCAGAGAGTGGAGAGACCCCTAAGACTCTGACTCAGATGTTCACACACTTTCTGATCTTCcagatcaaacacagcagccaAAAGTACCAAAGAAAAAGTGACATTGATCATGAGTGGACCAGAAAGATGATTCCAGCACTGGGAAAAATGGCTTTCCAACAGCTGGAAAAAGGAAACCTGATCTTCTATGAGGAAGACCTGAGAGAGTGTGGCATTGATGTCAGAGAAGTGTCAGTGTACTCAGGAGTGTGTACTCAGATCTTCAGAGAGCAGTTTGGGTTGCACTTGGGAAAGGTTTTCAGCTTTGTGCATTTGAGTGTTCAGGAATTTCTGGCTGCTTTATATGCATTTCTTTACTTCATTTCCAACAACGCAAATGTGCTACCACAAGCCActggatgttttgttttcatcaaAAAGTCATCAACGATGTTTTCCTTTCTCAAGAATGCAGTGGACAAAGCCTTAAAGAGTAAAAATGGGCACCTGGATCTTTTCCTCCGCTTCCTTGTGGGCCTCTCACTGGAGTCCAATCAGACTCTCTTACAAGGCCTACTGACACAAACAGGTAATATCCCTTACAGCAAAGAGGAAATAATCAATTACATCAAGGAGAAGATCAGGGGGAATGCCACTCCGGAGAAAACAATCAGTCTGTTCCATTGTCTGACTGAACTGAATGATCAGTCTCTGGTACAAGAAGTCCAAACATTCCTGGACAAAGGAGGTTTTCGTGGTCTCAGTGGAGCTGAGCTCTCCTCTTCCCAGTGGTCAGCTGTGGCATTTGTGATGCTGAGTTCAGAAGAGGAGCTGGATGAGTTTGACCTGAGGAAATATGGTAGATCAGCAGAATGTCTTCTGAGACTGCTGCCAGTGGTTAAAGCATCCAGAAAAGTTGT GCTGTATAATTGTCAGCTCACAGAGAAAAGCTGTGCATTTCTGTCATCAGCTCTCAGCTCAAACTCCTCAAGTGTGAGAGAACTGGACTTCAGTAACAATAAactgcaggattcaggagtgaagcttctctctgctggactggcGAATccaaactgtaaactggagagaCTAGA GCTGTCTGACTGCAGTATTACAGAGGAAGGCTGTGCTGCTCTGgtttcagctctgaaaacaAACCCCTCACACCTGAGAGAGTTGAATCTGAACTCCAATAAACCAGGAGAGTCAGGAGTAAAGCTACTTTCCTCTATACTGAATgatccacactgtaaactggagaaactACA